The genomic interval CCTACTCGAAAGAAGGTAAACAACTTTGCCGGATTATTTCGCTCGTTGATGGTAACAGTGGAGGTGTTTAACCTTCTTGATATAAACAATACAGTATCCTATCTGTGGGTTCGAACAGTAGGAAATCAGGAGGGGATACCAAATATGCTGGCCATTCCAAACTATTTAACTAGCAGGCGTTTTAATCTAAAGCTCTCAGCAAAATTTTAGATAAGTGCTTGTGAATATTGTTGGTGCGGTTAGCCAACAATTAGAAATTAGAAAAGGGTGGGATGATCTTGTTCAATCTTCTTTAAGATTGTAGTTATAATGGTTTCCCTGAAAAACTTAGACTTATTCGATATCTTATATCTTCGGCAAAAGGTATTAATCGCCTGCATCTCCGGCTCGTTGAACAGGAGCGACTTTTTAAAAGTTCGCTTTAAATGTTGCTCTCGCAAGGCGAGCATCTTACTTGCTCTGATTTTCCCCTTTTTTGAGGCCATAAAGTTTGGTTAACCTACACCGAGCAAAGGAATCAATTTTAGCCGTCAATTCTATCGTTATGTGAGGAGAAGAAGTTAACAATTCTCAAAAAGTTTTAAACAATTTGATGTGTGAAGCTTAAGTGTAGAACCACTTTTTTATCAATGGAATGGTTTCCAAAAATTTTTTTTCGCTTTTTTTTGAATAATTGCATAACTTTGACCGCGATGAGTAAAATAGAGCAACACCAATAAATTTCTTGGAATGGATTTTCGTAGCGAGTACCCGATTGAAGGGTCCTATGAGGGCAAGAGTTTTCTGATTGCAGAGGATGAGGAAATTAACTACCTATTTCTTGAAGAACTATTGAAGCCAACTGGTGCCATTCTATATTGGGCGGCCAATGGTGCGGAGGCGCTTCAACTGCTTGAAGACCATCCCGAAATAGAACTCATTTTAATGGACATCAAGATGCCTGTTATGAACGGCTACGAGGCTACACAGATTATAAGAAAGAAGGACCTTAAGGTAAAGATAATTGCCACAACTGCTTACGCATTTGTTGAGGATAGGGAAAAGGTGCTTAATGCAGGTTGTGATGGCTATATTTCCAAGCCGATAAATATCCAGCTGCTTATGTCTGAAATACGTAAGCTGCTGCGCTAAAATTATTTACATCTCGGCTGATAAAATTCTTTGGAAGGAATAGGACGGTTGTCTATATTGCTTTTTCTTTGTAGAAAAAAGGAGTAGCATGTCCCATATAAAAAGTAAGATTTTTTTCACAGCCATAATCACCATTTCAGGTCTATCGCTCCAAGCCAAAGAGATATCGCTAAATTCTGATCAATCGTTCGTTGGAAGCCAGCCCGGTGATTCTTCATCAATCGTTATAGCCAACTATTTCAGCCGGTGCAACCCATCACTCTCAATTGGCTGTTCAAAAGAGGGAATTGCGATTCCCGATTCACTTTATATTATTTGCAATAGCCCAGAGATGGGTGAATTTGTTTATCCTTTCAGGGGCCGAATGCTATCACCCTATGGCAATAAACGTAGGCATCACCTGCATTCGGGTGTCGATATTAAGCTACAGGCCGGCGATACGGTACGATGT from Williamwhitmania sp. carries:
- a CDS encoding response regulator, translated to MDFRSEYPIEGSYEGKSFLIAEDEEINYLFLEELLKPTGAILYWAANGAEALQLLEDHPEIELILMDIKMPVMNGYEATQIIRKKDLKVKIIATTAYAFVEDREKVLNAGCDGYISKPINIQLLMSEIRKLLR